One Lepisosteus oculatus isolate fLepOcu1 chromosome 12, fLepOcu1.hap2, whole genome shotgun sequence genomic window, AAAGTTGTGCAGGTACTAGAGCAAACTGCGAGAGAAATTCTGACCGTACTTCAAAGTGTCCATCAACCCTCAGGCTTCAAGGACAGTAAGTACGGGAGCAGTTTCAGGAATCTGTCCAATAGTGGAATCTTTTGAAGGCCTGTTTAACTTTGAAATATGCATACATTTGTtgttctgtgtgtttactgAGAAGAATAATTGCCTTTATgtgctttatattttttagttcCAAGTAAATGTTTAAAGGCTCGGGAACTTTTCTGCACTGTAAGGAATCACCTGGGTGATCTGAAGACCAAGTTTCCAGCTGAGCAGTATTACAGGTGACTGAAAGCACAAGAGCCGTCTTGCAGTTTGCAGCACGCAGGCAGTCTGATCATTTGTTCATCCTCACTGTCCACCATGGACAGTCTTTTTTCACCAAGAACAAatataaatgtctgtaataaatGGGTACAATCATTCTTCCTCACCCTCTTTGCTTCTGTGGCCATCTCTAAGTCTCTTTTCTGCAGGTTGagtaatatcacttattttgctgttttgttgTTGGTGAGGATATACGTTATAGAGCCAGTGTTAATTAACAGTGTGAAGATGAGGAAAATAGGAAAGGGAGGGATCAGTTTCATTAGAGCACATTGACTATTGGTATTAAACCTTGTGTAGTTTTATGTTGCCCAGTTTAGTGACGTCTATGTCCTTTGTATAATTTGTGCTCATTCTTTTTTCTCAGGTTCCACGAACACTGGAGGTTTGTGTTGCAGCGTGTAACTTTTCTGGCTGCCTTTGTTGTGTATTTGGAAGGTGAAACTCTAGTGACGAGAGAAGAAGTTGCTGGAATATTAGGCAGTAAGTACAGCTGTGGTATTCTTGTGCGAAATGTGTTTTGTGCTATTGCCTTTGATGGAATTGTTTGTCATATGGTTTTGCTTGTTGTCAAGAACCAGCTAGAACAGTTTGGAAAAAGAGATCACTGTTGTGTCACTGATGTGTCTGGGTATGTACTGCAATTAGCTTCTCAAacccaaacaagctagatgagCTGAATAGATCTTTTATTATGTTCACTAAAACGTGTTATTATATTTTAGTCACAACTCCTTCAAAAAAAATGTGGAGCAGAAATGTCAAGAAGTCTATATTCTTAAACGGAATTCCTTCTGCCTCATgtaaaatttcttttttttttctgcagttgaAGTGGACAGAGAGAAAGGCTTTCATCTTGACATTGAAGATTATCTGTCAGGTATATTAACCCTGGCCAGTGAGCTGGTGAGAAACTGTTAGCACTTTGTTCCGTTTCAGCACAACACAAACATGTTTACTTAGCATTTTCTCTGTCAAATCTGTCATTCTAAGAATGCTTTGTGTGGAGAATTTCaaacaaaaatctgttaaaaggTGCAGATAATTATTCTTCTTTTAACATTCGCTTAGGACAGGATAGTACCCAGGGACTGGAGAATTGCAAATGTTGTACATATCCATAAAAAGACATAAAACCTAACCAAAGAATTGTAGACCAATAAGTCTGGCCTTTATTACATGTAATGGAATGGACAAGATTATAAGAACTAGAGGATCATCTGTATCAAAATAACATCCTAGGAAATGGTCAGCTTGGATTTAGAAAACATAGGTATTGCCTAACGTAAGTTTTTgagagttctttgaacaagcaacatcAGTAGTGGATACAGGCAGACCATATGACATGATGTGTTTAGATTTTCTAAAGGCTTGAATAAAAGTTAATCATAAACAATTAATTCTGAAACCGCAGGCAGTAGGCATTCGGGGAAATGTGATTGGATTGAAAAGTAATTTGTGTGTTTGGTTTTAAAAGTAATCGTCGAACAGAAAATGTAGGGTACAGATAAATGGGGAAAGGTGGGGTGATATAATAAGTGGGATCCTACAGGG contains:
- the tsn gene encoding translin; its protein translation is MSVTEMFSNIQEYLSADQDVREDIRKVVQVLEQTAREILTVLQSVHQPSGFKDIPSKCLKARELFCTVRNHLGDLKTKFPAEQYYRFHEHWRFVLQRVTFLAAFVVYLEGETLVTREEVAGILGIEVDREKGFHLDIEDYLSGILTLASELSRLAVNSVTAGDYTRPLRISHFINELDSGFRLLNLKNDPLRKRYDGLKYDVKKIEEVVYDLSIRGLAKEQEGASTGDQ